The region AGCAGGATAGAGCGGCCGTTGCGGCAAGCGTGTATGTTAAGCTCACGGTTCACTGCTGAGCCTTCCGGAAATAGATAACACTTGTCACGCAAATCCCGGTGCTTGCACGTTGTCGGATTGCGTGTTTCAACTTTCGGGTTCCACTATGACGTTCTTCAGCTCCGGCACCTTGCTTCTCAGATGATGCTGCACATTGTCTATGGCTTTCTCGAGCTCATCTGTGGTCAGATTGTCAGCAAAGTTGATTCTGATGAGCATCATCAGGCTTTCCGGCCCGATATATACCGTCTTGATGTCTCTCACCAGATTGACGGAAGGCAATTTCGTGATCGCCTGTGTTATGTTGGACATCTGGGCCTTCGACAATCCCTTCCCGATAAGCAGTTCCCTGCCTTCTGCAGCGAGAGTCAATCCAGTTATCAGAAGGAGAACACCATTGGCGACAGCCGCTATGGCGTCGAATCGCGAGTTACCTTCGTAAACAGACAGAGAAATGCCGCCGATGGCCACCATGCTCGAAACTATGCTCATCACATCCTGAAACAGGACCGTTCTCACGCCCTGGTGATATCTATCTATGATGCTCGTGGTGTTTGCATAATGGTGCCTGATCCGGTGCATTAGGTATGCAAGGCTGAGGGCACTCACTATCATCGTGACTATGAGCACTAATACGCTGTACTGCCAGTCTGTGATTACGTAGGGCTGAAGGATGCCGTTTATGCCGTATGCCATTACAGCCGCTCCGCTTACGGAGAAAGCGAAAACAGCACTGACGAATGACCAGAAGAATCGTTCAAGACCATAACCGAAAGGGTGCAGTTCATCCGCCGGTCTGAGCGAGCTCCAGACGCCGAACAGCAACATTGTTCCGCTGAGCACATCGCTCAGCTGATATACAGATTCAGACAGCACCGCCTTGCTGTGCCCGGCAATTGAGACAATAAGCGCGAATATGAAGAGAAATATGTCACCGATGAGTGTCATGTAAATTGTTCTGTAGCTCTTTTCCTGGGGATGCATTGACCAATCTATCCGGCACAACCAAAGGCAACTTGAAATAAAATCTTATCTGGAGAAAGGCGGTCCAAGCGACAAAAAAAAGCATCCAGAAAGATGCTACAATTCATTTAAATAGCTTGCCTCTGATGAATTAACTGTATATGAAGACACTCGTCCTCTGTGTGGATAGAGATGACGATATAGGCGCAAAAGCGTCTCTCAGGGGACCGTTTATTGGGAGGGAACTGAATCTGGAAGCTGCCACAGCCTTGGCACTGGCTGACCCAGAGGATCCAGATTCCAACACTGTCCATTCGGCAATAGGTATCTATGACGAATTGCTGAAACGCGGACTGGACGTTCAGGTTGCCACGATATGCGGCAGCCAGAATGTCGGATTCGAGTCAGACCGTATACTTTCAGAGCAGCTAGAAAAGGTCATAGAAATTGTGAAGCCCGACAGGGCAGTGCTTGTGAGTAACGGCGCGGAAGACGAATATTTCTATCCTGTGATTGCATCTAGGATAAAAATCGATTCTGTCAAGCGCGTATTCATAAAACAGACACCAACTGCCGAAAGCACTTATTATATCCTGATCAAGACGTTCAAGGACCCGAAGCTGAGGCGGAAGATTCTATCGCCGCTTTCTGCTATACTGATGGTGTATGGCTTTTTCCTGATGTTTTCCGATCTCCTCATGTTGAGCAACACGCACAGCCTTGCCTACATATCGGGCGTTGCACCTGGCCTCATCTCTTTTGTTATTGGTGCGTATATTGCGTGGTATGCCTACAATGTTAGCGAAGGGATGCGGGCAGGCTCCAGAAGGCTATGGCGTGCCATAAAGTCAGGAAGCCAGTTGCTGCCATTCGCCATTGT is a window of Candidatus Sysuiplasma acidicola DNA encoding:
- a CDS encoding cation diffusion facilitator family transporter gives rise to the protein MHPQEKSYRTIYMTLIGDIFLFIFALIVSIAGHSKAVLSESVYQLSDVLSGTMLLFGVWSSLRPADELHPFGYGLERFFWSFVSAVFAFSVSGAAVMAYGINGILQPYVITDWQYSVLVLIVTMIVSALSLAYLMHRIRHHYANTTSIIDRYHQGVRTVLFQDVMSIVSSMVAIGGISLSVYEGNSRFDAIAAVANGVLLLITGLTLAAEGRELLIGKGLSKAQMSNITQAITKLPSVNLVRDIKTVYIGPESLMMLIRINFADNLTTDELEKAIDNVQHHLRSKVPELKNVIVEPES
- a CDS encoding DUF373 family protein, producing the protein MKTLVLCVDRDDDIGAKASLRGPFIGRELNLEAATALALADPEDPDSNTVHSAIGIYDELLKRGLDVQVATICGSQNVGFESDRILSEQLEKVIEIVKPDRAVLVSNGAEDEYFYPVIASRIKIDSVKRVFIKQTPTAESTYYILIKTFKDPKLRRKILSPLSAILMVYGFFLMFSDLLMLSNTHSLAYISGVAPGLISFVIGAYIAWYAYNVSEGMRAGSRRLWRAIKSGSQLLPFAIVSAVLVIVGVLYASSTLVHARNVPPQILVLVFVYNFLWTGVFASLVMEAGRFANVYFSDGQISWSSIIAGLMFMALGMILQGALDAIDLIYGMGHVSPVLIGVETASGIFIAMFGGMLNSSVRGHETAVIEEKSSGTSELTTRALK